The nucleotide sequence TTGGGACGTATTTGCCATTTTGGTTGTATCGTTTACTTTAGGACACTTTGGCACAAGCCATCCGTTATTGGGCGGAGTTGTTGGTTTTGAAATGAACGATTATCTGCAAGATTACATTGGTAAAATTGGTACTATGTTAGTTGTTCTTTTACTTGTGATTTTTTATTTGATTTTCAGAATAAAAATGGCACCAAAAGTATTTACCAACGTGGTTTCTAATACACACGCAAAGATTAAGGATAATTTAGAAAAGGCTGAAGAAATTATTTCTACGCAGCCGGTTAAGCCTATTAATATCAATCAACCGGTGAGAGAAGATGCAAAAATCATCGTTCCCCAAACTCCTGTTAAAGAAGAAGTTCCGGTTGTAAAAACAGATAATGAAGTTTCGTTTGATCTAAATAAAACAGTAAAAAAACCGGAACCAATTAACAATTTTTCTATTACGGATACATCAGCAAACGCAGATCATCACGAAGAATTTATCATTGAAACCATTGAAGAAGAAGAGCCTTTAACGGATGATTTATCAAAAAAAATTGTTGAAAATTTTGGTTTGTTTGATCCCACGTTAGAATTGTCTAAATACCAGTTCCCAACCAGTGATTTGTTATATGAACACGCTACGGGCGGCATTACCATTAACCAAGCAGAGTTAGAAGAGAATAAAAACCGTATTGTTGAAACACTAAACAATTACAAAATAGGTATCGCTCAAATTAAAGCGACTGTGGGACCTACGGTAACTTTATACGAAATTGTACCCGATGCAGGTATCCGTATTTCTAAAATTAAAAGTTTAGAAGACGATATCGCTCTTTCGTTATCGGCTTTGGGAATCCGTATCATTGCACCTATTCCGGGTAAAGGAACCATTGGTATCGAAGTTCCAAACACCAAACCTACAACGGTATCAATGAAATCACTGATTTTATCACCCAAATTTCAAAATGCCGAAATGGAACTTCCGGTAGCCATCGGAAAAACCATTTCAAACGAAACCTTTGTTTTTGATTTGGCAAAAATGCCCCATTTATTAATGGCAGGTGCTACAGGTCAAGGAAAATCGGTTGGTTTAAATGCCGTTTTAACATCGTTATTGTACAAAAAACATCCTGCCGAAGTAAAATTTGTTTTGGTCGATCCTAAAAAAGTAGAATTAACGTTATTCAATAAAATCGAACGACACTTTTTAGCGAAATTACCCGATACCGAAGACGCAATTATTACCGATAACACAAAAGTAATCAATACGTTAAATTCATTGTGTATTGAAATGGACAACCGTTATTCTTTGTTAAAAGATGCTATGGTGCGTAACATTAAAGAATACAACGAAAAATTCAAGCAACGTAAATTAAATCCAGAGCACGGACACCGTTTTTTACCTTATATTGTTTTGGTGGTTGACGAGTTTGCCGATTTAATTATGACAGCCGGTAAAGAAGTAGAAACTCCTATTGCCCGTTTGGCCCAGTTGGCACGTGCCATTGGTATCCACTTAATTATTGCAACGCAACGCCCGTCGGTAAACGTAATTACGGGTATCATTAAAGCCAATTTCCCTGCAAGAATTGCTTTCCGTGTGAGTTCGAAAATCGATTCGAGAACTATTTTAGATGGCCCGGGAGCCGATCAGTTAATAGGTCGTGGAGATTTGCTTTTTACCCAAGGAAACGATACCGTTCGGGTACAATGTGGTTTTGTTGATACGCCAGAAGTTGAAAAAATTACGGAATTTATCGGAGCTCAAAAAGGTTATAGCGATGCTTATTTATTACCGGAATATGTTGGGGAAGAAAGTGGCACAAGTCTTGATATTGATATATCAGAGCGTGATGTAATGTTCCGTGAAGCTGCCGAAATTATTGTTACGGCACAGCAAGGATCGGCATCGTTGCTTCAGCGAAAACTAAAATTGGGATACAATCGTGCCGGTCGATTAATCGATCAATTAGAGGCGGCAGGAATCGTTGGTTCTTTTGAAGGAAGTAAGGCACGTTCGGTTAATATTCCAGATTTAGTTTCATTAGACGAATTTTTAGAAAACGAAAAAAGCAAAATGTAAATGAAAAAATTAGCAACACTAATTTCTATTTTTTATATAAGTGTATCAACTTATGCTCAAAATGCAGCCGCAGCCAAAACGTTGTTAGACGAAGTTTCGGCAAAAACAAAAAGTTATAACAATATGATAATTGATTTTAGCTTTAACAACGGAAAACAAGAATCTAAAGGAAAAGCAACTATTCAGGGCGAAAAGTATGTGGTAGATTTTATGGGACTTACCCAAATTTTCGATGGATCTAAAATGTACATCATTAACCCGAATGATGAAGAAGTTACTGTTGCCAGTGCAAAATCTGCCGATTCGCAAGCGGTGAGTATTGCAAGTTTGCTGTCGTTCTACAAAAAAGGTTACACTTACACGTGGGATAAAAAACAAACTATAAACGGTAAATCTATCCAATTTATCAAACTTACACCTACCAACAGCAAAGATGTAAAAGAGGTTTATTTGGGTATTGATACTAAAACCAAAAACATTTACAACCGAACCGATGTTTACAAAGGCGGAAGCAAATCAATTATTACCATAAAATCTTTTAAAACAAATCAAACATTGTCAAAAAACCTTTTTACCTTTACAAAATCTAAATATCCAAATTATTACATCAACAATTTAGATTAAAGTAACACGTGAAAATACTTGATCGATATATATTAACAAGTTTTGTAAAAACATTTTTTTCGGTATTTGCAATCTTGTTTTTCATTTTTGTATTACAAGGAATTTGGGTCTTTATCGGCGATTTAGCCGGTAAAGACCTTGATTTTATAACTATATTTAAATTTTTGTTTTTCTATTCGCCCAAAATGATTCCAATGGTTTTGCCATTATCAGTTCTTTTGGCGTCGATTATGACTTTTGGCGATTTTTCTGAAAACTACGAATTTGCAGCAATGAAATCGTCAGGGATTTCGTTACAACGTGCTATGCGTTCGCTGATTATTTTTATTTTGCTTTTATCGGGTTTATCATTTTGGTTTGTAAATAATATTGCACCAAAATCTGAATTCAAGTTTGTAAATATGCGTCGTGATATCATTCATACCAAACCGGCAATGGCAATTACCGCTGGTCAATTTACAAGTTTAGGATCTTTAAACATTAAGGTTGATGAAAAATACGGTGAAAAAGATGAAAAATTACGCAATGTAACTATACACATAATTAGCCAGCAAAACAACCAAAACAAAACGGTTATAAAGGCAAAAACAGGAAGGATTGAAACAGCTGAAAATAGCCCTATTTTAAAACTGCATTTGTTTAACGGAAGTTATTATGAAGACGTAACATCTAAAAGAAGTTACCTTACAAAACCGTTTGTAAAGTCGGAATTTAAGCATTATATTATGAGTATCGATGTGTCTGAATTTGACAACTCGGAACAAGAACTTCAAGAAATATCAAACACTGCCAATATGATGAATATTTCGCAGTTAAATTACACCATTGATTCATTAAACGTTAATCTAAAAAATGAACAAAAAGTACAGGTTGAGGCAGATAAAGACAACAACCGCTTGTTTTTATCTAACAAACAAAAAGTGAACAAAATAACCTATAAAACCGTTAATTTAGATTCATTACTGACTTTTAAAACACGTAGCGAAAAAATCAGTTTATATTCTAACGCTTCAGCTGTTGCCGAAAACATCCGATTTAATATTATCAACAATAAAAATTCGTTAACCGAAAAATCGAAGTACATTAACCGCCATTGGATTGCTTTGTACGAGAAATTTGTTATCGCTTTCTCGTGTTTGTTAATGTTCTTTATAGGTGCACCGCTTGGAGCTATCATTAGAAAAGGCGGTTTAGGTTTGCCAATGGTTTTTGCCGTGTTAATATTTATTACATATCATTTTATTAATACTTTTGGTAAAAAACTGGCACAAGAAAACGGTATCACACCATTTTTAGGTACCTGGCTTTCTACACTGGTTTTACTGCCAATGGCAATTACATTTACCTATAAAGCCACGCGCGACCGAGGCATAAACAGTATTGATAATTTGTTATATCCAATAACAAATTACTTTAAAACAAAATTTAAAAAGAAACAAAACACCACAGAAAATGTCTGATATTAAATTAAATACGATAGAAGAAGCTATTGAAGATATCCGTCAAGGAAAAATAGTTATTGTAGTTGATGACGAAGACCGTGAAAACGAAGGCGATTTTATTGCCGCCGCAGAAATGGTTTCGCCCGAAATGATCAACTTTATGGCAATGCACGGTCGCGGTTTAATTTGCGCACCATTAACTCAAAAACGTTGTAAAGAATTAGATTTAAAACCTATGGTAACCAACAATACCGTTTTACACCAAACGGCATTTACAGTTTCGGTAGATTTAATTGGTCACGGATGTACTACAGGAATTTCAGCATATGACCGATCAAAAACCATAGAATTTTTAGTTAAGGACGATACTAAACCCGAAGATTTAGGTCGCCCCGGACATATCTTTCCTTTAATCGCTAAAGAAGGCGGTGT is from Flavobacterium dauae and encodes:
- a CDS encoding DNA translocase FtsK; the protein is MTTKKKQHTKQGVNKQVSPKTKQTATNGARLSFIFGTIFLISTIILLCSFISYFTTGSYDQSMVNELGNRDVEPQNWVGKLGAWLAHKFIFEGFGIASFLFIKIFGEIALWFGIRFKAAKLRQMIFWDVFAILVVSFTLGHFGTSHPLLGGVVGFEMNDYLQDYIGKIGTMLVVLLLVIFYLIFRIKMAPKVFTNVVSNTHAKIKDNLEKAEEIISTQPVKPININQPVREDAKIIVPQTPVKEEVPVVKTDNEVSFDLNKTVKKPEPINNFSITDTSANADHHEEFIIETIEEEEPLTDDLSKKIVENFGLFDPTLELSKYQFPTSDLLYEHATGGITINQAELEENKNRIVETLNNYKIGIAQIKATVGPTVTLYEIVPDAGIRISKIKSLEDDIALSLSALGIRIIAPIPGKGTIGIEVPNTKPTTVSMKSLILSPKFQNAEMELPVAIGKTISNETFVFDLAKMPHLLMAGATGQGKSVGLNAVLTSLLYKKHPAEVKFVLVDPKKVELTLFNKIERHFLAKLPDTEDAIITDNTKVINTLNSLCIEMDNRYSLLKDAMVRNIKEYNEKFKQRKLNPEHGHRFLPYIVLVVDEFADLIMTAGKEVETPIARLAQLARAIGIHLIIATQRPSVNVITGIIKANFPARIAFRVSSKIDSRTILDGPGADQLIGRGDLLFTQGNDTVRVQCGFVDTPEVEKITEFIGAQKGYSDAYLLPEYVGEESGTSLDIDISERDVMFREAAEIIVTAQQGSASLLQRKLKLGYNRAGRLIDQLEAAGIVGSFEGSKARSVNIPDLVSLDEFLENEKSKM
- a CDS encoding LolA family protein, translating into MKKLATLISIFYISVSTYAQNAAAAKTLLDEVSAKTKSYNNMIIDFSFNNGKQESKGKATIQGEKYVVDFMGLTQIFDGSKMYIINPNDEEVTVASAKSADSQAVSIASLLSFYKKGYTYTWDKKQTINGKSIQFIKLTPTNSKDVKEVYLGIDTKTKNIYNRTDVYKGGSKSIITIKSFKTNQTLSKNLFTFTKSKYPNYYINNLD
- a CDS encoding LptF/LptG family permease, whose product is MKILDRYILTSFVKTFFSVFAILFFIFVLQGIWVFIGDLAGKDLDFITIFKFLFFYSPKMIPMVLPLSVLLASIMTFGDFSENYEFAAMKSSGISLQRAMRSLIIFILLLSGLSFWFVNNIAPKSEFKFVNMRRDIIHTKPAMAITAGQFTSLGSLNIKVDEKYGEKDEKLRNVTIHIISQQNNQNKTVIKAKTGRIETAENSPILKLHLFNGSYYEDVTSKRSYLTKPFVKSEFKHYIMSIDVSEFDNSEQELQEISNTANMMNISQLNYTIDSLNVNLKNEQKVQVEADKDNNRLFLSNKQKVNKITYKTVNLDSLLTFKTRSEKISLYSNASAVAENIRFNIINNKNSLTEKSKYINRHWIALYEKFVIAFSCLLMFFIGAPLGAIIRKGGLGLPMVFAVLIFITYHFINTFGKKLAQENGITPFLGTWLSTLVLLPMAITFTYKATRDRGINSIDNLLYPITNYFKTKFKKKQNTTENV